Proteins encoded together in one Microbacterium oxydans window:
- a CDS encoding FAD-dependent oxidoreductase, giving the protein MGTSEGLPVHDSARFAVIGAGLSGAAAAWRLAQSGEEVIVLERDEPASALGSSHGSARIFRYAYPDPFSVGLVVRAKGGWDELEAASGQRLITPSGSLDCGVVRDPRGLAAALASEAVEHELLTAGDAKARWPQINFDGEVLWHPGAGVIDAESSVEAMIDLAQVAGARVHLGWDVESVRRASSGYLLTSTNGDTVHAEQVIVAAGGWLPALLGGLDLPSAFVDALPQFEVRQENAFHFLYRDTADCGETPDDAATTWPTVIYKGEHIQAYSLPGGRDAQFRGQKVAEYNGGRVIPSARAQDGRIDPQNRKRVVGFVEHFTPGLLPTPYAETTCLFTNVPREDMIIDRAEGITILSPCSGQGAKFAPLLGELVLDLVSGSERAVERFRAAGQRFAGV; this is encoded by the coding sequence ATGGGCACGAGCGAAGGACTCCCGGTGCACGACTCGGCGAGATTCGCGGTCATCGGTGCCGGGCTGAGCGGTGCGGCCGCGGCCTGGCGGCTGGCGCAGTCGGGCGAGGAGGTGATCGTGCTCGAGCGCGATGAGCCGGCTTCCGCCCTCGGCAGCTCGCACGGGTCGGCCCGCATCTTCCGGTACGCCTACCCCGACCCGTTCTCCGTCGGCCTCGTCGTGCGGGCGAAGGGCGGATGGGACGAGCTCGAGGCCGCGAGCGGACAGCGGCTCATCACCCCGAGCGGCTCCCTCGACTGCGGCGTGGTCCGCGACCCGCGGGGGCTGGCCGCGGCGCTCGCGAGCGAAGCCGTGGAGCACGAGCTGCTCACCGCGGGCGACGCGAAGGCGCGGTGGCCGCAGATCAACTTCGACGGCGAGGTGCTCTGGCACCCGGGAGCCGGTGTGATCGACGCCGAGTCCTCCGTCGAGGCGATGATCGACCTCGCGCAGGTCGCCGGAGCCCGTGTGCACCTCGGGTGGGATGTCGAGTCCGTCCGCCGGGCGTCCTCGGGCTACCTCCTCACCTCGACGAACGGCGACACCGTGCACGCGGAGCAGGTGATCGTCGCCGCCGGGGGATGGCTGCCCGCGCTGCTGGGCGGACTCGACCTGCCGTCGGCCTTCGTCGATGCCCTCCCGCAGTTCGAGGTGCGTCAGGAGAACGCGTTCCACTTCCTCTACCGCGACACTGCGGACTGCGGGGAGACTCCGGACGACGCGGCCACCACGTGGCCGACCGTCATCTACAAGGGCGAGCACATCCAGGCGTACAGCCTGCCCGGCGGTCGGGACGCGCAGTTCCGCGGACAGAAGGTCGCCGAGTACAACGGCGGACGGGTGATCCCCTCCGCGCGGGCGCAGGACGGACGGATCGATCCGCAGAACCGGAAGCGCGTCGTCGGGTTCGTCGAGCACTTCACCCCGGGCCTGCTCCCGACCCCCTACGCGGAGACCACGTGCCTCTTCACGAACGTGCCGCGCGAGGACATGATCATCGATCGGGCCGAGGGCATCACCATCCTGTCGCCGTGCTCGGGGCAGGGCGCGAAGTTCGCCCCGCTGCTCGGCGAGCTGGTGCTCGACCTCGTGTCCGGTTCCGAGCGGGCGGTGGAGCGCTTCCGCGCCGCCGGCCAGAGATTCGCGGGGGTCTGA
- a CDS encoding HutD family protein — MRYRTRADLQIVRPGDVDPEPWANGLGVTRVLAARPAWRISLAEIEGRMPFSSFPGADRVLIPLDPAGVTLEVAGVEMRVPPHSGVAFRGEDRVVAETEGRRVSVVNLMSRRSSGRMRCEIRRATGSIDADVDALVVLGGRVSAGADPLPRGTVVTAEATSRVVVGAGGVIALLRVRLRPSGASARSGRAAGDRA, encoded by the coding sequence ATGCGGTACCGCACCCGCGCCGACCTCCAGATCGTCCGCCCCGGCGACGTCGATCCGGAGCCATGGGCCAATGGCCTGGGGGTCACGCGGGTGCTCGCCGCGCGTCCGGCCTGGCGGATCAGCCTCGCCGAGATCGAGGGGCGGATGCCGTTCTCGTCCTTCCCGGGCGCCGACCGCGTGCTGATCCCGCTCGACCCCGCCGGGGTGACGCTGGAGGTCGCGGGGGTGGAGATGCGCGTGCCGCCGCACTCCGGCGTCGCCTTTCGCGGCGAGGACCGCGTGGTCGCCGAGACGGAGGGGCGCCGGGTGTCGGTGGTGAACCTCATGTCGCGGCGATCGAGCGGACGGATGCGATGCGAGATCCGCCGCGCGACCGGATCGATCGACGCGGATGTCGACGCCCTCGTGGTGCTGGGCGGGAGGGTGTCCGCCGGAGCGGATCCTCTGCCGCGCGGGACCGTGGTCACGGCGGAGGCGACCTCGCGCGTGGTCGTCGGGGCGGGCGGCGTCATCGCTCTCCTGCGCGTGCGACTTCGGCCGTCCGGGGCTTCCGCCCGCAGCGGAAGGGCGGCCGGGGACCGCGCGTAA
- the metG gene encoding methionine--tRNA ligase has translation MPAGESFYITTPIYYPSDVPHIGHGYTTVAVDTLARWHRQAGDDTWMLTGTDEHGQKMLRAAAANNVTPQEWVDKLVSESWFPLLTTLDVANDDFIRTTQERHETNVQTFFQRLYDRGYIYAGEYEALYCVGCEEFKPESEIVDGTGPFEGLKVCAIHSKPLELLQEKNYFFKLSEFQDRLLELYKTEPDFVRPDSARNEVVSFVSQGLKDLSISRSTFDWGIPLPWDESHVIYVWVDALLNYATAVGYGSDEETFARRWPAYHVVGKDILRFHAVIWPALLMAAGLDVPKGVFAHGWLLVGGEKMSKSKLTGIAPTEITDVFGSDAYRFYFLSAIAFGQDGSFSWEDLSARYQAELANGFGNLASRTTAMIEKYFEGVVPPAAEYTEKDLAIQKIVADAAANADAAVAQFRIDEAISSIWTIVDALNGYITANEPWALAKQANSGDEDQRARLGTVLYTCAEGLRALAVLLSPVMPQSTEKLWIALGAAETLGRLQDQPIREAGAWGVLRPGTSVNGLAPLFPRVESTA, from the coding sequence ATGCCCGCAGGCGAATCCTTCTACATCACCACGCCCATCTACTACCCGTCCGACGTGCCTCACATCGGTCACGGGTACACGACGGTGGCCGTCGACACGCTCGCACGGTGGCACCGCCAGGCGGGGGATGACACCTGGATGCTCACCGGCACCGACGAGCACGGCCAGAAGATGCTGCGCGCCGCTGCGGCCAACAACGTCACGCCGCAGGAGTGGGTCGACAAGCTCGTCAGCGAGAGCTGGTTCCCGCTGCTGACGACGCTCGACGTCGCCAACGACGACTTCATCCGCACCACGCAGGAGCGCCACGAGACGAACGTGCAGACGTTCTTCCAGCGCCTGTACGACCGCGGCTACATTTACGCGGGCGAGTACGAGGCGCTCTACTGCGTGGGCTGTGAGGAGTTCAAGCCCGAGTCGGAGATCGTCGACGGCACCGGTCCCTTCGAGGGGCTGAAGGTCTGCGCGATCCACTCGAAGCCGCTGGAGCTGCTGCAGGAGAAGAACTACTTCTTCAAGCTCAGCGAGTTCCAGGACCGCCTGCTCGAGCTCTACAAGACCGAGCCCGACTTCGTGCGCCCCGACTCGGCGCGCAACGAGGTGGTGTCGTTCGTGAGCCAGGGCCTCAAGGACCTGTCGATCTCGCGCTCGACCTTCGACTGGGGCATCCCGCTGCCGTGGGATGAGTCGCACGTCATCTACGTGTGGGTCGACGCCCTGCTGAACTACGCCACCGCCGTCGGCTACGGCTCCGACGAGGAGACGTTCGCGCGCCGCTGGCCCGCCTACCACGTGGTCGGCAAGGACATCCTGCGCTTCCACGCCGTGATCTGGCCCGCGCTGCTGATGGCGGCCGGTCTCGACGTGCCCAAGGGCGTCTTCGCGCACGGCTGGCTGCTGGTCGGCGGCGAGAAGATGTCGAAGTCGAAGCTCACCGGCATCGCGCCGACCGAGATCACCGACGTCTTCGGCTCCGACGCATACCGCTTCTACTTCCTCTCCGCGATCGCGTTCGGGCAGGACGGCTCGTTCTCGTGGGAAGACCTCTCGGCCCGCTACCAGGCCGAGCTCGCGAACGGCTTCGGCAACCTCGCCTCGCGCACCACGGCGATGATCGAGAAGTACTTCGAGGGCGTCGTGCCGCCCGCGGCCGAGTACACCGAGAAGGACCTCGCGATCCAGAAGATCGTGGCGGATGCCGCGGCGAACGCGGATGCCGCCGTCGCGCAGTTCCGCATCGACGAGGCGATCTCGTCGATCTGGACCATCGTCGACGCGCTCAACGGCTACATCACCGCGAACGAGCCGTGGGCACTGGCCAAGCAGGCGAACAGCGGAGACGAGGACCAGCGCGCGCGCCTCGGCACCGTGCTGTACACTTGCGCCGAGGGCCTGCGCGCCCTCGCGGTGCTGCTCTCGCCCGTGATGCCGCAGTCGACGGAGAAGCTCTGGATCGCCCTCGGCGCCGCGGAGACGCTGGGCCGTCTGCAGGACCAGCCGATCCGCGAGGCCGGCGCCTGGGGCGTGCTGCGCCCCGGCACCAGCGTCAACGGCCTCGCGCCGCTGTTCCCGCGGGTGGAGTCCACGGCCTGA
- a CDS encoding ammonium transporter, giving the protein MDITSQVNTGWMLTATVAVTLMLPGLALYYGGLSRTKNILNTMMIVFGGFAVTAMLWVLFGYGLTLGNSVGGAGIIGDPAGLFGIQSLLGAETPEGTVPAILIAVFQLIFAGLTVGIIGGAVEGRMKFSSWLIFSGLWATLVYFPVAHWVFAFDSADGSTIGGWIANNLHAIDFAGGTAVHMNAGVAALVLAFFLGRRRDFPHVGRPGNLPIAIVGGGLLLVGWYGFNGGSSGGINDSAGVAVTNTLIAACAGLLGWLVVERTIRKAATSLGAISGVLGGLVGITPAANSVSPIGAIIIGFLAGIVAFAALGLKEKLGYDDALDAVAIHMFPGIFGTLAIGFLADPASPAGAAGIFFGGGGELLGTQALATASVFVYTFVVTALIAWLMKITIGLRVPDTAEIAGLDTTLHAETAYDLDDVRS; this is encoded by the coding sequence ATGGACATCACCTCCCAGGTGAACACGGGATGGATGCTGACGGCCACCGTCGCCGTCACCCTCATGCTGCCCGGACTCGCGCTGTACTACGGCGGTTTGTCGCGCACGAAGAACATCCTCAACACGATGATGATCGTGTTCGGAGGATTCGCCGTCACGGCGATGCTCTGGGTCCTGTTCGGCTACGGACTCACCCTCGGGAACTCGGTCGGTGGCGCCGGCATCATCGGAGACCCGGCGGGGTTGTTCGGGATCCAGTCGCTGCTCGGCGCCGAGACGCCGGAGGGCACCGTGCCCGCGATCCTCATCGCCGTGTTCCAGCTGATCTTCGCCGGACTCACCGTCGGCATCATCGGCGGGGCGGTCGAGGGGCGGATGAAGTTCTCGAGCTGGCTGATCTTCAGCGGCCTCTGGGCGACGCTGGTGTACTTCCCCGTCGCGCACTGGGTCTTCGCCTTCGACTCCGCGGACGGCTCGACCATCGGCGGGTGGATCGCGAACAACCTGCACGCGATCGACTTCGCGGGCGGGACGGCCGTGCACATGAACGCCGGCGTCGCGGCCCTCGTGCTCGCCTTCTTCCTCGGCCGGCGGCGGGACTTCCCGCACGTGGGCCGCCCGGGCAACCTTCCGATCGCGATCGTCGGTGGCGGCCTCCTGCTGGTGGGATGGTACGGCTTCAACGGCGGATCCTCCGGCGGGATCAACGACAGCGCGGGGGTGGCCGTCACCAACACGCTCATCGCCGCGTGCGCCGGCCTGCTCGGCTGGCTCGTCGTCGAGCGCACGATCCGCAAGGCGGCCACCTCGCTCGGTGCCATCTCGGGCGTCCTCGGCGGACTCGTCGGCATCACCCCGGCGGCGAACTCGGTCTCGCCGATCGGCGCGATCATCATCGGCTTCCTCGCCGGCATCGTGGCCTTCGCCGCTCTCGGCCTCAAGGAGAAGCTGGGCTACGACGACGCGCTCGACGCCGTGGCGATCCACATGTTCCCCGGCATCTTCGGCACCCTCGCGATCGGCTTCCTGGCCGACCCGGCCTCGCCGGCCGGTGCGGCGGGGATCTTCTTCGGCGGCGGCGGGGAGCTCCTCGGCACGCAGGCGCTCGCGACCGCGTCGGTCTTCGTGTACACCTTCGTCGTGACCGCGCTCATCGCCTGGCTCATGAAGATCACGATCGGCCTGCGCGTCCCCGACACCGCCGAGATCGCCGGTCTCGACACCACCCTCCACGCCGAGACCGCGTACGACCTGGACGATGTGCGCTCCTGA
- a CDS encoding TatD family hydrolase — protein MAETYVRERSGDGRKDLKYPAAPEPLAVPVYDNHAHLEIVDGDDPLSLTEQLDRAEAVGIAGVVQASGDIESSRWAVEAAASDPRVLAAVAIHPNDAPTYAEEGLLDEALAVIDELAAHPRTRAIGETGLDFFRTEPDRRGPQFASFEAHIALAKKHGIAMQIHDRDAHDAVLETLTRVGAPERTVFHCFSGDDAMARVCADAGYHLSFAGNVTFKNAQNLRDALNVIPLDRILVETDAPFLTPVPLRGRPNAPYLVPITVRFMAAELGIDVDELCAQLAENTLRVYGSFAD, from the coding sequence GTGGCCGAGACCTACGTGCGTGAGCGTTCGGGCGACGGACGCAAGGATCTGAAGTATCCGGCGGCCCCCGAACCGCTCGCCGTTCCCGTGTACGACAACCACGCGCACCTGGAGATCGTCGACGGGGATGACCCGCTGTCGCTGACCGAGCAGCTCGACCGGGCCGAGGCCGTCGGCATCGCCGGCGTCGTCCAGGCCTCGGGCGACATCGAGTCGTCGCGGTGGGCGGTCGAGGCCGCGGCATCCGATCCTCGCGTGCTGGCCGCCGTCGCCATCCACCCGAACGACGCCCCGACGTACGCGGAGGAGGGGCTCCTCGATGAGGCTCTCGCGGTGATCGACGAGCTCGCCGCGCATCCGCGCACCCGGGCGATCGGCGAGACCGGGCTCGACTTCTTCCGCACCGAGCCCGACCGCCGGGGTCCGCAGTTCGCGTCGTTCGAGGCGCACATCGCGCTCGCCAAGAAGCACGGCATCGCGATGCAGATCCACGACCGTGACGCGCACGACGCGGTGCTGGAGACGCTGACCCGCGTCGGCGCCCCGGAGCGCACGGTGTTCCACTGCTTCTCGGGCGACGACGCGATGGCGCGCGTCTGCGCGGATGCCGGCTACCACCTGTCCTTCGCCGGGAACGTCACGTTCAAGAACGCCCAGAACCTGCGCGATGCGCTCAACGTCATCCCGCTCGACCGCATCCTCGTCGAGACGGATGCGCCGTTCCTCACCCCGGTGCCGCTGCGCGGGCGCCCGAACGCGCCCTATCTCGTGCCCATCACGGTGCGCTTCATGGCGGCCGAGCTCGGCATCGACGTCGACGAGCTGTGCGCGCAGCTGGCCGAGAACACCCTGCGGGTCTACGGTTCGTTCGCCGACTGA
- a CDS encoding P-II family nitrogen regulator, whose product MKLISAVVQPSALEPVKTALAEIGVAGMTILDAKGHGTQTGKVEVYRSQRIKVDFLPKIYIETVVTDEVLDAALDAIQEAARTGAIGDGKIWVTEVLQVIRVRTGETGPTAIR is encoded by the coding sequence ATGAAGCTCATCAGCGCCGTCGTGCAGCCCAGTGCCCTGGAACCCGTGAAGACCGCCCTCGCCGAGATCGGCGTCGCCGGGATGACGATCCTCGACGCCAAGGGCCACGGCACTCAGACCGGCAAGGTCGAGGTGTACCGGTCCCAGCGGATCAAGGTCGACTTCCTGCCGAAGATCTACATCGAGACGGTCGTCACCGACGAGGTGCTCGACGCCGCGCTCGACGCCATCCAGGAGGCGGCCCGCACCGGGGCGATCGGCGACGGCAAGATCTGGGTCACCGAGGTGCTCCAGGTCATCCGCGTCCGCACCGGCGAGACCGGCCCGACCGCGATCCGCTGA
- the rsmA gene encoding 16S rRNA (adenine(1518)-N(6)/adenine(1519)-N(6))-dimethyltransferase RsmA has protein sequence MTVTLLGATEIRRLAAELDVTPTKKLGQNFVTDANTVRKIVQAARVQPSERVVEVGPGLGSLTLAILETGASVTAVEIDHRLAARLAQTAAEHGVEADRLTVVDADALRITELPGEPTVLVANLPYNVSVPVLLHFLENFAYLQRGVVMVQAEVAERLAAKPGSKIYGSPSVKAAWYGEWKLSGTVSRQVFWPVPNVDSLLVGFDRSEGERGTEEERRRTFQIVDAAFNQRRKMLRQALSGIFGSSAAASAVLIAAGVAPTARGEDLTVDDYQRIAQHAAVAAADALTDDVAPTQ, from the coding sequence ATGACCGTCACCCTGCTCGGCGCCACCGAGATCCGCCGCCTCGCCGCCGAGCTCGACGTCACCCCCACGAAGAAGCTCGGCCAGAACTTCGTCACGGACGCGAACACCGTCCGCAAGATCGTGCAGGCCGCCCGCGTGCAGCCGAGCGAGCGCGTGGTCGAGGTCGGTCCCGGGCTCGGTTCCCTGACCCTCGCGATCCTCGAGACCGGGGCGTCCGTCACCGCCGTCGAGATCGATCACCGACTCGCCGCCCGCCTGGCGCAGACCGCCGCGGAGCACGGCGTCGAGGCCGACCGGCTCACGGTCGTCGACGCGGATGCGCTGCGCATCACCGAGCTCCCGGGTGAGCCCACCGTGCTGGTGGCGAACCTGCCCTACAACGTCTCGGTGCCGGTGCTGCTGCACTTCCTGGAGAACTTCGCGTACCTGCAGCGCGGCGTCGTGATGGTCCAGGCCGAGGTCGCCGAGCGGCTGGCCGCGAAGCCCGGCTCGAAGATCTACGGCTCGCCCAGCGTCAAGGCCGCCTGGTACGGGGAGTGGAAGCTCTCCGGCACCGTGTCCCGCCAGGTGTTCTGGCCGGTCCCGAACGTCGACAGCCTGCTCGTCGGCTTCGACCGCTCCGAGGGGGAGCGCGGCACGGAGGAGGAGCGGCGTCGCACCTTCCAGATCGTCGACGCGGCGTTCAACCAGCGCCGCAAGATGCTCCGTCAGGCGCTGTCCGGCATCTTCGGCAGCTCCGCCGCGGCCTCCGCGGTGCTGATCGCCGCCGGCGTCGCCCCGACGGCCCGGGGTGAGGACCTCACGGTCGACGACTACCAGCGCATCGCCCAGCACGCGGCCGTGGCCGCAGCCGACGCACTCACCGACGACGTCGCTCCCACCCAGTAA
- a CDS encoding MFS transporter, translating into MPSLGELVAPRRLGRDFRWLLASSWTSNVGDGVALAAAPLLIASMTSSPILVAAGAILQFLPWLLFGLHAGAIADRFDRRRLVMFANAARAVVLIALCVFLVTGVANIWIVLAVAFLYGTAEVFVDTAGSTLLPMLVKPADLGLGNARLQAGYLVANQFAGPPLGAFLFAAGTAWPFLLEVVCVSFAVVLISRMAKTPVPPRETDAHAPVHTDIAEGLRWLWRNPPVRMLVLIILVFNVTWAAPWGVLVLYATEHLHMGAVGYGALTTASAAGGILATFSFGWLERHVSFATLMRIVLSLEVLMHLSFALTTTGWVALVIMFFFGAYAFVWGTISTTVRQRLVPAELQGRVASVNMVGVFGGMVIGQALGGVIAQVWGLTAPWWFAFVGAALTLLLVWKPISQIVSAKPVAETGPEDVQPESQSANEP; encoded by the coding sequence GTGCCCTCCCTCGGTGAACTCGTCGCGCCCCGCCGTCTGGGCCGTGACTTCCGCTGGCTGCTCGCGTCGTCGTGGACGAGCAACGTGGGTGACGGCGTCGCACTCGCGGCCGCTCCCCTGCTGATCGCCTCGATGACCTCGTCGCCGATCCTGGTGGCCGCCGGCGCGATCCTGCAGTTCCTCCCCTGGCTGCTCTTCGGACTGCATGCGGGCGCGATCGCCGATCGGTTCGACCGTCGGAGACTCGTCATGTTCGCGAACGCGGCGCGGGCCGTCGTCCTCATCGCGCTCTGCGTGTTCCTCGTGACGGGCGTCGCCAACATCTGGATCGTGCTCGCGGTCGCCTTCCTCTACGGCACGGCGGAGGTGTTCGTCGACACGGCGGGCAGCACGCTGCTGCCGATGCTCGTGAAGCCGGCCGACCTCGGCCTCGGCAACGCCCGCCTGCAGGCCGGCTACCTGGTGGCGAACCAGTTCGCCGGTCCGCCCCTGGGCGCGTTCCTGTTCGCGGCCGGCACCGCCTGGCCGTTCCTGCTCGAGGTCGTGTGCGTGAGCTTCGCCGTGGTGCTGATCTCGCGCATGGCGAAGACGCCCGTCCCGCCTCGGGAGACCGATGCGCACGCGCCCGTGCACACCGACATCGCCGAGGGCCTCCGCTGGCTGTGGCGCAACCCGCCGGTGCGGATGCTCGTGCTCATCATCCTGGTGTTCAACGTGACCTGGGCGGCGCCGTGGGGTGTGCTCGTCCTGTATGCGACCGAGCACCTGCACATGGGCGCTGTCGGGTACGGGGCTCTCACCACGGCGTCGGCGGCGGGCGGCATCCTCGCCACGTTCAGCTTCGGCTGGCTGGAGCGGCACGTGTCGTTCGCGACGCTGATGCGCATCGTCCTGTCGCTCGAAGTGCTCATGCACCTGTCGTTCGCGCTCACCACCACGGGCTGGGTCGCCCTGGTGATCATGTTCTTCTTCGGCGCGTACGCGTTCGTGTGGGGCACGATCTCCACGACCGTGCGGCAGCGACTCGTCCCCGCCGAGCTGCAGGGCCGCGTCGCGTCCGTGAACATGGTCGGGGTCTTCGGCGGCATGGTGATCGGGCAGGCGCTCGGCGGCGTGATCGCCCAGGTGTGGGGGCTCACCGCGCCGTGGTGGTTCGCCTTCGTAGGCGCGGCGCTCACCCTGCTGCTGGTGTGGAAGCCGATCTCGCAGATCGTGTCGGCCAAGCCGGTCGCCGAGACCGGGCCGGAAGACGTGCAACCCGAGAGTCAGTCGGCGAACGAACCGTAG
- the mgrA gene encoding L-glyceraldehyde 3-phosphate reductase translates to MTESPRFRPDVPELHRPYAADESRYQQFAYRQVGTSGLYLPPISLGLWWNFGDNIPLDNQRALLRHAFDRGITHFDLANNYGPPYGSAEKNFGRIFAEDLRPYRDELIISSKAGWDMWPGPYGDFASRKYILASAEQSLTRMGLDYVDIFYSHRVDPVTPIAETVGALDTLVRQGKALYVGISSYSAERTAEAVAVAKDLCTPLVIHQPAYSILNRWVEDGLTDTLEQSGLGAIAFTPLAQGLLTDKYLGDGTAERAQKRGSLPDGRLTDEAVQTLRSLNEVAQGRGQSLAQLALQWTLRNPVVASALIGASRPEQLDENIAAVNGPDFTSEELARIDELAGAIDVNLWAKSSEL, encoded by the coding sequence GTGACCGAGTCCCCCCGCTTCCGCCCCGATGTCCCCGAGCTGCACCGTCCGTATGCGGCGGACGAGAGCCGCTATCAGCAGTTCGCCTACCGCCAGGTCGGCACGTCCGGCCTCTACCTGCCCCCGATCTCGCTCGGGCTGTGGTGGAACTTCGGCGACAACATCCCGCTCGACAACCAGCGCGCACTGCTGCGCCACGCGTTCGACCGCGGCATCACCCACTTCGACCTGGCGAACAACTACGGCCCGCCCTACGGCTCGGCCGAGAAGAACTTCGGGCGCATCTTCGCCGAGGACCTCCGTCCGTACCGCGACGAGCTGATCATCTCGTCGAAGGCCGGCTGGGACATGTGGCCCGGCCCCTACGGCGACTTCGCGAGCCGCAAGTACATCCTCGCCAGCGCCGAGCAGTCGCTGACGCGGATGGGCCTCGACTACGTCGACATCTTCTACTCGCACCGGGTCGACCCGGTCACCCCGATCGCCGAGACGGTCGGCGCGCTCGACACGCTCGTGCGTCAGGGCAAGGCCCTCTACGTCGGCATCTCCTCCTACAGCGCCGAGCGCACCGCGGAGGCCGTGGCCGTCGCGAAGGATCTCTGCACGCCGCTCGTCATCCACCAGCCGGCCTACTCGATCCTGAACCGCTGGGTCGAGGACGGCCTGACCGACACCCTCGAGCAGTCCGGCCTGGGTGCCATCGCCTTCACCCCGCTGGCACAGGGCCTGCTGACCGACAAGTACCTCGGCGACGGCACGGCCGAGCGCGCGCAGAAGCGCGGCTCGCTGCCGGACGGCCGCCTCACGGATGAGGCCGTGCAGACCCTGCGTTCGCTGAACGAGGTCGCGCAGGGCCGCGGTCAGTCGCTGGCGCAGCTGGCGCTGCAGTGGACGCTGCGCAACCCCGTGGTCGCATCCGCGCTGATCGGGGCCTCGCGCCCGGAGCAGCTGGACGAGAACATCGCCGCCGTGAACGGTCCCGACTTCACCTCCGAGGAGCTCGCCCGCATCGACGAGCTCGCGGGTGCCATCGACGTGAACCTGTGGGCGAAGTCCTCGGAGCTGTGA
- a CDS encoding allantoate amidohydrolase, which produces MPTSADANTLLAEIATIGADPERGGYSRPVFSPAELELRAWFARNAAARGLRVETDGNGILWAWWDVATDDSAPRHDAIVTGSHLDSVPGGGNFDGPLGVASALVAVDLLRDRGIAPIRPLAVAVFPEEEGSRFGIACLGSRLLTGAVEPDRVRALRDDAGRSFAEASADAGFDPSTLGADPERLAGIAAFVELHVEQGRGLIDLDRPVALAGAIIAHGRWHVRIEGRGDHAGATRMADRQDPVVVAAETIRSLRVHTLVVDDARGTVGRVKVTPGGTNVIASAVDLWMDVRHRSEEAVRRIVSEVTAGTERAAAAEGCVVTVTEQSFSPTVAFDPGLRAVMQAVLPDAPVLDTGAGHDAGVLAGAVPTGMLFVRNPSGASHTPAESAEPEDVAAGVEALADVLEHLLTR; this is translated from the coding sequence ATGCCGACATCCGCTGATGCCAACACCCTCCTCGCCGAGATCGCGACGATCGGCGCAGACCCCGAGCGCGGCGGCTACTCGCGTCCGGTCTTCTCGCCGGCCGAGCTCGAGCTCCGGGCCTGGTTCGCGAGGAACGCGGCCGCGCGGGGGCTGCGGGTCGAGACCGACGGCAACGGCATCCTCTGGGCGTGGTGGGACGTCGCGACCGACGACAGCGCGCCGCGCCACGACGCCATCGTGACGGGGTCGCACCTCGACTCCGTGCCCGGCGGAGGGAACTTCGACGGGCCGCTCGGCGTCGCGAGCGCGCTCGTGGCCGTCGACCTCCTGCGCGACCGCGGGATCGCGCCGATCCGTCCGCTGGCCGTCGCGGTCTTCCCCGAGGAGGAGGGCTCCCGGTTCGGCATCGCCTGCCTGGGCTCACGCCTTCTGACGGGCGCCGTGGAGCCCGACCGCGTGCGCGCCCTCCGGGACGACGCCGGACGGTCCTTCGCGGAGGCGTCGGCCGATGCCGGTTTCGACCCCTCGACCCTCGGTGCCGATCCGGAGCGACTCGCGGGCATCGCGGCCTTCGTCGAGCTGCACGTGGAGCAGGGGCGCGGGCTCATCGACCTGGACCGTCCCGTCGCGCTCGCCGGGGCGATCATCGCCCACGGGCGCTGGCACGTGCGGATCGAGGGACGCGGCGACCATGCCGGTGCGACGAGGATGGCCGACCGGCAGGACCCCGTGGTGGTCGCGGCCGAGACCATCCGCAGCCTGCGCGTGCACACGCTCGTCGTCGACGACGCGCGCGGCACCGTCGGGCGGGTGAAGGTGACGCCGGGCGGTACCAACGTCATCGCCTCGGCCGTCGACCTCTGGATGGATGTGCGGCATCGGTCCGAGGAGGCGGTGCGGCGCATCGTCAGCGAGGTCACGGCCGGGACCGAGAGGGCCGCGGCCGCCGAGGGCTGCGTGGTCACGGTGACCGAGCAGTCGTTCTCGCCGACCGTGGCGTTCGACCCCGGGCTGCGCGCCGTGATGCAGGCGGTGCTCCCGGACGCCCCGGTGCTCGACACCGGGGCCGGGCACGACGCGGGCGTCCTGGCCGGCGCCGTGCCCACCGGGATGCTGTTCGTCCGGAATCCGAGCGGCGCCTCCCACACCCCGGCGGAGAGCGCGGAGCCGGAGGACGTCGCCGCCGGGGTCGAGGCGCTCGCCGACGTCCTGGAGCACCTGCTCACCCGCTGA